ggttcgtaataaattttttgtgttggttattttgtgttgaattaacacatTATACTGTGATAGGCaaacattttaaattgatccacTATTAACTAAAAGTGTTCATtagtaagaaaattaaaatgatcgACATTTATTGAgagttactttaaaattaacgTTACATTTATGCTGAAATCTCAATCGATAGTCATTGAAATATTCCctatccaaaaaaatttatgtaggATTACATAAGAACCCATAGAAAATCAAATAGGAAACTATGGATTTACGTAAGGAACCATGGGAATCAACATAGGAAagtattgtaacgaatgtgaagcAACAGGGTTGTTTTTTGGCTATGGTGTTTTTTTCCCTGTAGGATGATAGATAGGGTGTGTTGGGACCATAGCGGAATCGAACGAAGATTACAAatggttttaatttcaattaagttcgattcttccaacacaaattttatcggGACGATAGTTTATTGAGAAGGGGTtagtgtaacgaatgtgaaactgatctttaaaatatttgaatagctagaaaacaaatgccttcttcccttgttttatagatacgcgacaaaagtcagtcagtcaTATATTGACAACTAAACAGCATACGTCTTgtatcaataaactatatcgctctcttgctttctttactgctgttaattgcggtgttgttatttataatttaagtgtgttattattgtagtgtataagtgatattaatttaagataccaattACTACAGTATGGTAACCTGGATTCCCGGATAGAAAATCCGTATGGGAAACTATGGATACCTGGATTCCCAtacaaaaaatacatgtagAAACTTGAATATATAGATTTTCATGTTAGAAATCcatctacacggaaaaaaatatattatgatcAACGTGATACAGTATACTGACTGTCACGATACTCGCTTAGCTATTCGCAAGTTAGTGCGCGGATTGTTACGTATAGTGCTGACAGGGATAAGGATCGTGAATGGGACTAGAATGGATCGTGACGATAGCTCAACAGATCCCTCCCTTCTAGGTACGCAAATTAATATCCAGTAGATCGTGTccatcacaatatttttttctacgtgTAGGAACCTGAGTACCTGGATTTCTctgcaaaaattttgttcacaTGGTGAACCGTGGATGTCCACATAGGAATCTAAACTAAgttcccatatggatttttgCATGGTTTAGATTCCCATGGGAAATAGTTGTATAAATCTTCAGGGGTATCGATGCTAGATTCCCATATAGATTTATCAGGCTGTGTTCTTTTGGCACATTAATAGGTCTACCAGAAAAATCTCTACCTTACGACAACTGAACCATAACCAGGCCTACCAATCAACAACTCTACCACTTAAGAACTCTCTCACATTACAACTCTACCAAATTACAACCCTCCCAGtaactataaatatttgttaactTATTGTTCAAACAATGGGGACCCTTACTATCGGTATGTATTTTTCTGTTCTAGTTGCCCTAAAAAAGAACTCCAGGCCATCAGCCACCCAATTTCAGCGTCTTGCGATATCATAataacttaataaattatgagcTAATTGCTAATATAGAGCTTTGCAAGCAGTCTGATTATCCGTACAAATCTACTAGATGCTAAGTCGGGATGCCAGTTTTAGCCTCATAAAGTAATCAAGagttttacataaataatatacatttACGACGTTGGTGGTGTGTATTCTAATTCACATGGTCAGAAATTTAATACCGTGCGTCGTGTAACTTTCACACCGGCAGTATTGAACATTTTAACACCAAATCATTCACACCACTCCGATTAAAAACTCTAATTGAAACCAATGAATTCCGATTGAAAGTCTATCGGATTTCAATCGGAACCgatcggattcaatcggatTTAATCGGAATGCAGTGGGTCtgatcggagtttttaatcagggcacATCGTggactcaattttttttacagtacatAGAAAATCATAAGGGAATCCACCCGAAAAGGCCGTGTGAGAGTCTACAGAGGATTCTTAACTAGATTCCCACATGGATTTTTGCATGGTGTGAATTCCCATGGAAATCCATAGAAGAATCTATGCTGGATCGTTTCTAACACAAATTATGTTGATTtcaacacaatattttttactgcttATGAAAAAgtgtaatgaataaaaatttttccagggAAAAGTAACCCGccattattaaaatatcatcTACCGATCGCTGGTTCCATATTTTGGGAACGACAACTACTTAATAGATTACAAGGGCCAGtgatgacatttaaaaatgtcCCAGAACTCAATCAGAGTCACTTAAAGTCGTTAGTTTTTAGTCAGTATCTAGATGCCGCTAAACGAATGAAACAATTcgaagatataaaatttaattcttggAATACTAAAGCTAATTCACGGATATTAAATGCAatgaaaagaaatattttaaagatcgTTTCGATAaacaaaagtaaattattcacACTAAAATACGaacgattaaaataaaaaatttttggctaacaaatttttgttttagttgTTATACAAGAGCAGACAGTTGCAAAGATCAAAAATATTCCTGCTAGAAAGTTGCGATGTATCGACTCTCAGACACAAGAGTTTAGTTCCGGGggcaaaaatttatactttgaCTCGGCGGGTTCAAAAATGGGATCTGGTTTGAAGAGCTTAGCTAACAAAGTGCTCAAActgcaaataaatttcaacaaaATCGATGAAACGCTACGTCCAGTGAAAATAACGGATGATAAAATCATGGTCGAACAACAATTGTGTTTTCAAgttaattttgatttgaaacTTTTCGAAATAATTTGCGAAGCAGAAATGTTGGAACAATTGGGATTTGAATTGTCAACTTCTATAAGAGATCTGGGGATCCAAAAAGATCGACTAAAAGTAGATATTGAGCTCATACAAACGACAATCGATCAGTATAATGGAATTATGACTAAATTGGATGTAGCGGAtgtaagtaatattttttttttcaatttcttgtATCTGTTGAATAGAATTTTATACATCTTGAGGAATCGGTATTATAGTCAATCGTGGGTTTTGCGGCACGAGTAAAGCGAGCcattcaaaaaaatgactacacggagaaaaatgttggctcgaaacctacacggagagaaatttatggtaacaattacaatatattatgggaatggtacccataatgcatggtaaccggttttcttgaaatgttgattataggaacggcacccatatattatagttatcattagtataatattatagtaatagttaccataacattacggtaatcgttactataatattatagtaatcgttaccataatattatagtaaccattaccataatattatggtaaccattaccataacattatggtaacgataaccatatatatggtaaccattaccataatatcatagccatcgttaccataatatatatagtaatggttaccatacattatggtaacggttaccatatattatggtaatggttaccataatattatggtaatgattacgataatattatggtaacggttaccatgtattatggtaaccattaccataatattatggtaacgatgACTATAGTATTATgggaacgattaccataatattatggtaaccattaccataacattatggtaacgattaccatatatatggtaaccattaccataatatatggtaaccattcccataatatatggtaaccattaccataatatcatagccatcgttaccataatatatggtaaccattaccataatatatggtaaccattaccataatatatgccaaccattaccataatatcatagccatcgttaccataatatatggtaaccattaccataatatatggtaaccattaccataatatcatagccatcgttaccataatatatggtaaccattaccataatatatggtaaccattaccataatatatggtaaccattaccataatatcatagccatcgttaccataatatatatagtaatggttaccatacattatggtaacggttaccatatattatggtaatggttaccataatattatggtaatgataacgataatattatggtaacggttaccatgtaatatggtaaccattaccataatattatggtaacgatgACTATAGTATTATgggaacgattaccataatattatggtaatcattaccataattctttTACATGTGATATGGGAACtgttatcataattataggaattgttcccatacttatgggaacttttaccagaaagtatgggcctatatcccataattccaagtaatcattaccataacggtatgggatgatatttcataaatgtactaggaacggttaccattaatttctctccgtgtaccaatttttactatgctgtcgaccaaacttgaaacaggaattgaagcatccaaaaaattattatgctcatacgaaaaattattatgctgtatcaAAATCCTTACTACGCGCAATAAACTTATCGATaagctttttaaaaaattactttcatacattattataattgtgatgcggcataataattttttataagagcataatAACTTGTTGGATGCtttacttcctgtttcaagtttggtcggcAGCATAATAAACATTGGTAGgcttcgagccaacatttttctccgtgtatttaGTGTACAGAGACTAACCTACATCATTAACCACATTTTAATGGATTTTTTATACTCCTGCTTAAGAAGGTACCTGATACCTTGTAGTTGGTCTTTCAAGTCTTTAGGTGTGCATTGTTAATAAGATTGAAtttacgataaatttaatttatatttgtaatgaGTGAACTTTTCCATCTTTTTAGGCTTTTAAtggtttcatttttataacatTCCGTgctaatttctttttttgattCTTGGTACTACTATTTCTATTGCTTCTTTTACTTCTGTTTCAATGATAtctaggaaaaaaattacccAAATACATAGAAAATTGTACATGGGTATTTTAAGTCTTTATTATATGGAAATAATGCATATGGTACAATCTTTGCTAAAACGATTGTGAAAATAGCTATCGTTATACCATAATTGGAATAAGCTTCAGGATGAAATATACGGAGTAACGTATAAACCGCGAACATTGCCACTTTCAAACCAGCCACtttagaaaaacaaaaaaaaaacgtactTATACACCCCTAGTAGAAATAATCGAGTTTTCACTCGATATAAACCAGTAACTGGCCAGTGATTTCGAGTAAAAACTCGAAATCGCGCCACCTACAACTAAGTCATAAACATGGGTCACACCGACACTGTACCTTTACTAGTGTGTGtgtctgtttatttttttctgttaaccTGTGCGCGtcgttgttttaaaaaatattaaaaaacagtgtgaattaattaaaatttgtgtatGTTAACgtggaaatattttacaaaatatattacaaaatggatgcagtaaaaaaatttgacacaaTAAATGAATTGCGACTGTGGGcgataaaatcaaatattGCAGATTGTTATTTAGACgagttgttaaaaattttgcaagCTGGAGTTCTTCCTGAGTTACCAATAACggcaaaaacatttttaaataaatgtagtgtatcttttgaaattgaaaaaatgccAGATGCTGATGAAGTTACTTTATTGTCagatttattgttgttattctaTTAATCTAatgatgttatttatttcataatataaataaatataaattaaacgttTATGTCATATcgtttatttaacattatttttattttatttgacaattttttataaccctTGATAAcctcaatatttaaaattgatagttTCACTGAAGCCGCCATGTTTTGCTCGATCTCTAGTAAAACTGGCCAGTTACTTGACAGAAACTCGATATTACACTGGCTAGTTACTGGCTAAAAACTCGATATCATTTCTACTAGGGACACATTGCTTTATCTAGAGAACTTCATGAGTTGTAATGTCcttattttaatagtttgaaaCAACTTTACAAACAATGATTTTTGATGTTATATCAAATGTTGCTTTTCAGTAATTCTGAGAATAGAATTtcctcagttttttttttttttttacaattattgttTCGTAGGCAGTAAAAATTAGGCTGCTTAGAGTTTTTGTCAAATGTAAGGCGAAAGTTGGTTATTTGATATCTAAGTATTGACTTGCATGTAACAAgtagtgaaataatttttttttcttttaatattgaatattttgtttacattagtatttttttctaacggaaattatttttggtataGAATCGAAGCAAATCATATGATAATCAAAATCTATGTTCGGCTacgataaatttatgataatatttatcgatAAGTTTTTCTTGCATATAGTCGTGACGAATATTGTTATTAACTTACCGGTGAGTAGAAAAAGCTTGATACAGAACAAACGacgaaattgttttttatctgTGATTTccattttgaatttatctgAGATATTTTCCCCACGTTGTTCAGCCTTAGAAAACCAAGCTAATCATTTCATGATTGTTGCAGTAATGTATACCAAAAgactgtttttttaaattcctaagttttttattatatacaaacacggaaagaattttttgataaaaattactctgtaatttcgagtaatcctggCCGTTGCcaaaaattggtattttttgttttaaatttaatattttttgtttaaatattaacgttgctagaccacgttttactctactactgagtaattctttaaaagtcttatatttaatcgattattgtgaatatctcatcttaatctatttatttttactccatgcgattaatttttactccccaatataccattcttttaaacccattaactttttgatgaaaaactgcttataactcgaataaattttcttatctatggaagtaatttttactctaaactgcagagtaatatttcagtagtTTTCGTTAATCTTCGGTTATTATCGGCTTgaattaaatgtcttttattttgctcgcgacaacttaaatgttacgcacacaaacgtaggcttggaaaaaaagacgatctctgtatctctctataatttaatatttattttaaaattaaaaaaaaaatttgtatcttttctttttcaacacaataagaataattttttttttattatttttcaaaatatttattttaagtcatattctaaagcaattagatgatttttagattttttatgaaaatttcagcctattaattgtaatttttattgtaattcaatataaattttataaattgaatcatcaactttttatcataacctacgagtaaaaattgaattagagagaatttatttagacagccgataggtgtaatttttactcgtaattgtgagtaaaaattaatctgattgatttttactccctgaaagagtaaaatttcgtaattcgaaagtaaaaagtcgtaatggcccaagattactcgatttagagtaatttttagaataaataacatggcaatattcatacgaaaattctttccgtgaaGGACAGTAGTATGCTTTTTGGTGCAACACACGTTGCTCATTTATCCACATGGCACAGATAGGGGGTCGGATATCGATTTTTCCAAATACAAGACGGACGGATCTCGACTAGAATAACCCAAGAGCTATTTTCAAAGTTAGGGGCTATGGTATTTGAGAAGTAAAATAGTTTCGATCAATACCTGAGTCATAAAACACTTATAGTTTTTGGTGTAGGGCGTCACCATGTAATTTGAAAACATAAAACCCAACAGATgcacggagaaattattcttgctTGAAATGCTATAGTGTCATAACATTTCCGGACCATGTTGGCCACTTGCCGGAAATTGAAATAACCATATGTAAAAATTGCTATGGTAGTAAAATCAACAACGATTATATCACTAATTAGTATaaccattgaaaatttttctatgatcACAGTAATTTCTGCATGTGTTTATTGCCATTTTCAACAGGTGGTCAACATAGTCCGGCATTACTACTACATCATCgcgtttcaaataaaaataatttcttcgtGTGCTTTACAACTAATATcatatagaaataataaacaaagtcATTTTCTTTTCACGTAGTCACAGTCGTAtatcctttttttattattacatcgagaaatttataattttattagccAGTCTATAATACATTCAATTGACCACAATCATGTATTTTCATACGTTAAGTTTTCTTTTCGGAGATGTTTGGTAactcgttttgttttttagaatCATTCTTACTAGGAATTTTGATACTTTTATCGAGCCCCACTGCCCATACGAATAGTAATAATGAATTAAGGTAAAAGAGTACTGACGTGAGaacttgatttttattatggCAACCCATAAATATTTCTGTTTTGGATAATGTGTCCAGTATgtttatggaaaaaaatagcACACTAGCCATTAGTAGTTGAGTAACACTGGAAcaaaatgttattaataatatatatatatgacttaAAATGCAATTAccgttaagaaaattttgaaaaaacttaccCAAATGCATAGAAAATGATACATGGATATTTCGAGTCTTTTTTGTACGCAAATAGAGCATATGGTAGAATCTTAGTAAAAACAAATGTGAAAGTACTTATCGTGATGCCATAATGCAAACAATCTCCTAAGTGAAATATACTGTGTATCAAGTGAACTCCTATCATTAGCCATATTGAAGTAGACACTTTAATAAAACGAAATAAATGTACTCATACACACATTGCTTTATCTGGAGAACTTCATGAGttgtaatgtttttatttgaatacacggaaagaaaattatggaaactgttcccgtaattttgtgaaattttttcctatatcatcataggaattacaaacctaaattatgggagcagttcctataattataggaatgtttcccataattataggaatagttcccaaaatggtataggaatagttcctataccattatgggaatcattcccataatattatgggaatagttcccataccattataggaaccattcctataatattatgggaatcattcctataatatataggaactattcctataaattataggaatcattcccataaattatgggaaccattcccataacattataggaactattcctataccattatgggaacttttcctataatattataggaatagttcccaaaatggtataggaatagttcctataccattatgggaatcattcccataatattatgggaatagttcccataccattataggaaccatttctataatattatgggaatcattcctataatatataggaactattcctataaattataggaatcattcccataaattataggaaccattcccataacattatcggaactattcctataccattatgggaactattcccataatattataggaatagttcccataatggtataggaatagttcctataccatatgggaatcattcctataccattatgggaatcattcccataatattatgggaatagttcccataccattataggaaccattcctataatattatgggaatggttcccatactatcatgaaaaaattaatttaaagaaaagtgtggcaatcacttttacaatacacagaaatttgattaagtatagcaacaaaaattcaaacattgaaaaaaaaatccatatttagcaaaaatattaaattttttaacaaaaaatttttttttaacaaatttagcgTCGAAGAAGCTTCATTTGGATCTCTCCATATTATTCGGGAAATTTCTATActgttttgcaaaaaaaaaaatttttatgatattattggagtggttcccataacataatgggaatagttcccataatattataggaatagttcccacaccattatgggaatagttcccataatat
The Microplitis mediator isolate UGA2020A chromosome 6, iyMicMedi2.1, whole genome shotgun sequence genome window above contains:
- the LOC130669493 gene encoding uncharacterized protein LOC130669493 encodes the protein MKPLAWFSKAEQRGENISDEFKIEITDKKQYRRIIFFLLAVSTSIWLMIGVHLIHSIFHLGDCLHYGITISTFTFVFTKILPYALFAYKKDSKYPCIIFYAFGVTQLLMASVLFFSINILDTLSKTEIFMGCHNKNQVLTSVLFYLNSLLLFVWAVGLDKSIKIPSKNDSKKQNELPNISEKKT